aaacagacaaaaaatttTTTCAGAAGTACTGAAAATATTGTGTCAGTAAGCACAATATTAACTTATTGTTCATTGAATTGTTACCTAAAATCAATTTGCAATTATACAGATATTttgagatggatggatagatatttGGCAGTAGTATTTGTGGATGAATGGAGATTGCTAGAGTTTTGTAGAATTAATGCATATATGTTTGGTCTCTATAAATGTGAAAAGCTTGTGCTATTGTGCTGTGGCAGCACTACTCTTGTGTAGAGAGTAAACACAGTCTTTGATTTATACTTACAAAGGAAATACAGGCAGCAAGGAGAAGAATCCGAACTAGCAGATCCTCAAACTGCTCCAGAACAAGTTCCCATAGTGACTTACctgtaaacacaacaaaaaatgaTAAAGACCTACGGTGGTCACAAAGTTTCAACATCACTTTCCATTAAGTGAAAAAGAACCCTCAGAAAACTAAAACCTGGAACATGTAAACCtcgtaaacatgaaaaaaaaaacattacaaatacatCTTTAACATTCAATCAAGATCTATTCAGCTACAAACAGAGTACAAACCTCATCCAACCTCCTCAAGGGAGTCTAATAATAACTAATTATATAGACAACCAGCATCTCCCATGAAACAAAGGTAAGCTCAGAGAGACTTTTAACTTAGAGAATATGATGAAAGATCTGCTAATAATTACACAAACCCAAGGGAGCAGCTCACCTTCTTCTGCAGGTAACTCTGTGGCACAGGTTATAGCAAAGTAAAATGAGCAGAAGATAAGATATAAAGGTTAAATTCAATCTCATCATGACATTTTCTATTGTTCATAATGGACAAAACAGTTGTGGAAGATATGTAGTACCATTGGGGCCCCATCTTTCTCTGCTCTTCCTTAATTGCTCAGAGCTCAGTCCCGTTGTCTCGTTGACACCGAAATATCCCAGCACCTCCTCAACCGTCTTTGTATGGGCATTGTCCATCCCTGCAAGGAAATAATAGATTTCAAAATTTAATTCCATCATATTTTACTCAGCCTTACCTGAAAATGACAACCTTCCCATGTAAAAAATAATAGTCGCAGTCACTGTCCACTTTGACTGCAGGAACACTAGAAACAATGAAAGTGATTTCTGTCAGGTTTGGACCAACATAAGGGATTCAACatgtcatattttcatttttatctgaATAATAGCTTTCAATTTCAAACAAGGCTCAGATACTAGCAGGAATTttcgatatttaaaaaaaaaaactgtatcctAACGTAAACGTAACGTAACAGTAAACACCTGTGCGCACCTGCTGTGTATTTATGATTAACCGTAAGATACCTCCCTGAATGAAAGACCCAGGATATTATATTTTCCGGAAACTGTATTAAGACGCGAAACTACCTGTTATTACTGTGCGTTACCTGCAGGTTTAGTTATAACGATGACTTTCTGAATATAACCATTCAGGATAATATTTAACTCTATAACGTTAGGTCTCACACATAAATATCCCAGGCAAAACGTTTCGGTTCATTTTATGCCAATGatgttgtaaatgtaaataatagcGAGTGATTACGAGCTGTGAATTGTGTATCTTTCTGTCAAGTTTGGCTTACAGCTGACTGGGCAAAATACACGCACACAGCGCTGATCAGATTCCCTTAATGACTGATCCTGCAGGCACTGTGATCGATAACTTCCCAATCTACTGTATCAGACACACCGACAAAACCTTACTCACCAGTTTAATTGTAACGTTAATTCGGTCCTCTGCAAACCAATAACTTCAGTTACACCAAACCGATTTGCTAAACCGCGACAAGAGAGAATATATCCCAGTTAAAACCCAATGCGGTGTGTGCTGTTGTAGATCGATCTGCTGATGAAATCCAGTCGGACGGAGAGGCAGAGATCGCACTGCAGCGCTGCTCAAGGCAAGTGAGGATTTTCTGCTATACGTTTTCCTTCAGATTTCAGCATGATCCggaatattatacaaaaataatttactgtGGGATgaatgactgatttttttttggtaaattttcGACGCTGACAAGTCTTCCTGAATGTACCGGTAGTATTTAAAATTGCCAAGCCGATGCTATAATCCACCGCTACCTCCTTTCCACATAACCGTCGCTTTATTTAATACTAGGTCACTGAGCGACATTATTACCGTAGGCGCTTCAGTCGCAGTATCGAAGGGCAACGCTGCAGCCAATGAGCGATCAAAACCTCATCCGGACGGATGGAGTGGACAAATCAGCTTCGTCCATCTACTGATAGTTCCGCCTGCTCGTTCTTACTGCAGGAGGGCGAGGCTTCCACCCACACTGTGGCTATCTGTTTAACCAGTGACCGTTGCGTGCGACAATAAACgccatataatttatttttatataaaccaCTCAGGCTACGTGAATGTTAAGTGACGCTGTTGTGAACCAATGAGAAACAGCTCTAACCGAAGAGGCGGGACAACGTCTCTTGTGTCAATAAATCCAGCTCCTCCCCCCGCATCCATCTGTCACTCAAGGGAGGCTGATGACGCGCTCGCTGGTGAATACTAGGACCATACGAATGAGGTCGATATGCAGAGCCAGCAAATTTGGTCAAACCCATAATCCACGTCGACgtgaaaatattataatgaattcTAGCCAAACAAACAGGTTGATGGGTGGAAGGGTATCTGACCTATTTCAGTGATTGCAATAATTATCTGCCCCTAATTAATATCATTCTCGAGAGTGACTGTTGTAATTCCTGCATGCATATGTCTTACTGTAAAAGCTATTTTAACAGCTAGaagtgcaaaaaaagaaaaagaaaaagaaaaatctaattgtCTATTGGGTGATCAATAATATGTATCTGACTTCGATTTCACTTCACAGATATGTCATTGACCACTCAATAgacaattgcatttttttttttttgcacttctaGCTGTTAAAATAGCTTTTACAGTAAGTgtaatttatatatgtgtgaatgatatatataaaacttttgttAATTAGGAAATATTGCAGCACACAGCACAGGGGATCTTTAGATCTATAAAAGCAAGTGGGCCTatagaattataataaaacataaaacatttttatgtagcaTGCCCACTTtcaattacatataaaaaaatttaaaagcatCGGTAAAAGTGATCATTATTAATCGATATGTTAAACAATAATGCTTTTAGCAAAATTGTTTGGGATCCACTGCTAATCCACTGCTGCTAAAATATTGTCAGATAGgccttttaacttttaatttgtgGTTTACGATTATAAGGTACttacaaaatttaaatgtaacacaaatttataaaaagtgacagaatataccaaaaagataaaaaaatatataataaagagactAAATAAAAAAGGCACATAAGGATATGTGTGATTGATATTATGCATATAGAACAGGTGCACATAGAGTAAACCATGACTCAACAATAACTTTTgagtataaaatgtttaataaaatgtagTGTAATAAACAACAAAGCAAACATATTATCAAACACTACAAAAGTATTTCTtcttttctcatctttttttCAGAGGGGATAGTCACGCCAGAGACTGAAACAGAGAAAGAACATGAGCATTACAGtaaaagggagagaaagagaaggagagagtaTAGGAGTGCATATCATTAATACCTCTGTGTGTACTCTGGGTCAGTGCTCTCCTTCAGTAAAATGTCTTTAATCTCCTGCGGGGGATTCAGCCCATGCAGTGCTGCCCTCTCCCATCTCTGCATTCGACTgatccctgacacacacacacacacacacacacaaatacacaaacacacacacacacacacacacacactattatatattatttttatcttgAAAAGAATTCAAGAGCTCAAAGTGACAAGGCTGATAAATTTCAGGATTATTTTGCTTTACAGACtacagaaatgacaaaaaaatactgCCATAATGTTACACATAGAGATCGGTTAGTAAAATTATTAATGCACCTGTACATGGTCCGAATTTATAGTCCAGATCAAACTTCTTCAGTTCTTGTAGatctttttctctttcactcAGTTGTGGGGGCTCAGGCTCTGATAAGTTATAACATTGTTATAAATGCTGCTGCATCAATGGTGCATCACTGGAGCATTTGCATGCTCTAAATAATTTGCACACTTTATGAATATCATGACATATTACAGATCTCTGCTTTCACTGAAATATGCACATGCAGatacacaaacagaaacaaacatccTGTCCCACCTGCTATTGGCGGTGGAGGAGACTTGTCTCTCTTGCCCCCCCTCCTTGCCTTCTTCACAACTTTGAAGGTATCAGTTATGAGGCCACGCTTAGGTGTCATatctgaaaataaagaaagattAGTTAACTTGATCTAACAATATatctgaaaataaagaaagattAGTTAACTTGacctaacaatgaaaaaaaaatagtaaactaAAGTCTTACAGGGATCATGATGATAAGTCTAAATCATTAATATTCAGATCATTCATCAAGTATGTTGTAAATGCATATTGTTATTGTATACACAACACTTGCGTTTGATACTGTAATGAGAAGGAAATAATTGGAATTTAGGTGTTAATGTACACGCCCcttaatttgaatgaattgttGTGGCTTAATTGAATTAAAGTGTACAGCTGATGTAGGAGGAGATGATGATTATTTAAGGATGGGTTGAGTACTATTCGAGAGAGATTCCGAGAGCTCTCACTGATGGGGAAACGCTAGACGGCCGCTCGGGATAATTATTATTTCCGGCGGTGAagatacactctaaaaaaatgctgggttaaaacaacccaacttgggttattttggcaacccaacgctgggtcaaatatggacaaacccagcgttgggttgttttaacccagcCGGTTGGGTTAAATCTTTGACCCAACTTGTTGGGTTGTTTTATTTAACTCCATTATTGATTAAAATGACTACATTGCTGGTTAAAAACAAACCTGAAAtaggtttattaataataataataataataataaaatcacagaGAATCACTAAAAGCAACAGTAATAACTCAAAAGGTGaagatttattaataaagaaCATCCAAATGCAAGACATAAAagcatatataattcatatagcAAAAAAGCATGATATTTTTTCATGCTCAATGAACAATAAAAcagcatataaaatataaatacaatttccattttataaatataaaaaaataaatatcaataaattaaattagcttagatttaaacatttacattatatacacaaGTATAAGACACAAGTACAATGCTTCATATATATTAGTTAGATGACTTTCCCCTTAATATAAACTCATAACTTTTTAGAGAGTATGTTTAACAAAGAGGCACACGAACAAAGTGATACAAGTAAAATGCTTTAGATATATGTATTAGTCTGACAACTTTCCTCTTAATATAGCAGTCTTACAGAAGGAGATTCAGTTCCTGGGAGTTTGTAGACAACAGTCTGCAAAAACTCCCACACTGGTGCACACTGCTTCGGGAAATGGatgtctaaaacataaaaaaatttaaagcatGTGTCCACAGCACCAAGGAGTGTGTTTTGATGCAGTGCCTGTTTGCCAACAACTACAAAGGCTTGATGGCATTGACTGTCATCCCCAAGACCAAGGACAAAGGGGAAGGGTTTAGTGAGCTCTGCCTCCTTCAAAAATTCAACCATGTTGGTCCCAACctgttaaaaacagaaaaatgttaaaaacatacaaCTCACTATACATCACTATATCAAAATGCAGCATTATTAAACAAAATcagtcattaatattttatatatcgtGGAGTTGACTCAAATTACATTCTACAGTAATTTGCATAATTAATCATTCAGTCTTTATAGGGTGCTTCTCAAATGGAAGGTTGATTCCTAGTAAGGCTGAGTCTGTCCAAGTCCAGTCCTTCTGAGGCTTCTAGGCTATAGAGTCCTGCTCAGTATTAAATGCTAGACTGCTAAATGCTAGTTAGTGCACATAGCTTCTCtatgttataaatgttttcacCCCCAATGTCAagcaaaaaaaattgtattaaaattggtggtggtggggggtctATTTCTATTAAAGCAATACaggcaattaaaaatgtttgtggtCTCCCAGTGGTAATTTACAACATAACATGcctttatcaatattttttttcttgcgtTACATAATGACATAGTGACAAGTAGTCACACAATATCAGTCTATATTAAAACAGCTGTGATTTGGATGCAAGTAGGTACTTACAGCTGATACAGCTTTCATGTCTTGAACATCCCATTAAACATGTAAATGAGCTAATCTTGTTGTTGTTGCCTGGATAGTCCAcaactttttatgttttgtaattttcatGAGTTTAGGATTTTGTGTtgttaaaatatcatattttttccatttaatacTATGCTTCAGAAgtttcatatttacatatttcacagaagacaaaagtaaaatgtaatcataatttTCAATTAGTTCACTCTCCCTTTCTTTTAATACACTGTGTTTCCTTCTTGATAATcagtaaatgtttttactctTAGTAATGGGATGTTCAATAAagacataaataattataatgatcaattttaatcttaaaagacagacttcatccaaaaatgaaaatatttttgttaaaattccTCACTCTCACGTGGTTTCAatcccataagacctttgtttttgttttttcggaAGACAAATGAAAATATTCGTAATGAAATCTGAGGGGTTTCTGTTCTTCCACTGACAAGTCTACTCAACTACCTTTCAACTTTCAAGTGACAGAAATtttttccacatcaatctccAATGCGCATTCACAAGAGAACAACGACAAAAGCAGAGGAAGAGGGATGGCTGTATTCAAGCTTCACTAATTAAATTCTACATTGATGGTGCTTtaggtctttttttttatggagcCAAAGTGAGCATTTTCTGGATGCCTTGAAAGTGGTAGTTGAGTAGGCTGTCAATGAAGGGACAGAAACTTCTCAGATTTCATTAcatatatcttcatttgtgtttcttagatgaacaaaggtcttacaggctATCCTTTTGTGTTTGCATAATAGGAAATATATAAATCACATTACCAATTAATGCAGAAAACCAATTAATTCCAAAGGGTTCAAATAAGAGGTCGACCGATTTatcgttttttaaacactgaatttCAAATTTCTCTTTGCctcattgttcattcttgaaATAAACTCGTGTCCATTTGGTgaataaataaaccattttagACCGCTGCTCGAGTTGAACGCGACGCGTCCGGAGTGTGTGTGATACCGGGGAGTTCTCCTATGACTCAAGCgctgctcttttattttgattagataatcaCAAAGTCTTTTAGTGACTTACTGATTCAAGAATAGAAGCAGTTAAAGTGTGAGAGTTTACATTGTGCTGGGATAAATGTAGGGCCCTATGTTTTCCGCAATGCAGAAAACGCAGATTGAAGACTTGCTTTATGATTAAGAAACTTTAATTTAACTACTAAAAAGGAGtggactaaaattaaaaaaaaaaaaacagaatccagaaaaatttaataacggaatttggaaataaaatggaatttaggaAAAAGCCTAGAGGATACGGTGCTGGTGTCTTGGAAGGTGGGATGATCCGAGAGGTGGTGGCTTGAGAcgatggaggaggaggaagaagacagacagacagacagacagacagacagacagacagacagacagacagacagacagacagacagacagacaatgggAACAGGAGCACACTGGAGATCGCCGGAGAGAGGTAAGTCAGGTATATggttagtccttagagttagcagGTAGGTATAGACCTAGTTGCGAACGAGACCGGACAgtgactgcgtgtgtgtgtgtgacttttgaGTGCTGGGGAGATTGCAGGTAGATGAGGAGCAGGTGAGTGTGATTAGTACTCAGGTGATGGTGCGTGCTGTGATTGGGTGGTGCTGGAGCCTGGCGTGTCTGTGacaagtactgttttttttttaaattatcggTTAATTTATCAGTATCAGCCaatgtggtccaacctagctattggtatcggcaaaatccaatatcggtcgacctctagtttCAAATACTTTTTCTTGCCACTGTATATAgcttttggagttcttttctgattCTAAGCAATGACAAATAAAGAATTTAATGCGGATGACAGTGACTTTATAAACACTTGATATGTTAAGCCATTTTAATTTGCTCTTAGTATGGTTTGCACGTGATgtgtaataatacaaaattacttACATGCTTGAATTCAATGAAAGACTTGATATTTTCTTCCAAGCTTGGTTTGAACATTTTCATCCCTTTTTTGTAGACAGGGGTGGGCAGTATTACAGGAAGCAGCCTGAGTGCAACGTCACTTTGGACTTCTGTGcagattaatattttgtattaattattttgtcatcattattCTAATGAATAACTATTAGTTCTTGCATTCACAACTGTACCTGGAGACAAACTGTCTAAATTCTGGAGAAGCTCCTGCGCCTTTTTCTCCTGGCTGGCAAAGCAAAGGATTTTGTCTTTGAAACTCATTTTCCAAGTTTGGAAAAGTCTCTCTGCGTGGTCGGGGAATAATACAGAGAAGTCTTGTGAAATCTGAAAATGAGAAATCAACATTgcattaacttatttaaaaaaattaaaaggcaaTGCTCTGTCTTCAGCCTTCCAGTGTTCCAGAGCAGTACAGGTAAACTAatttgcctatttaaaaaatgtttattttttttgcccatcCTGATGACCATCAAAAGGAATTCTGACTTTCTGGAAAAAGATGCACAGATTTGGACCTACCATGCCTGGCGTATCAAGGAGTCGAGGGAATTCACAAGTTATTTCCTCGATAGATTTTGTCCCGTTAGCTCTTATCCACTGAGCCATGTGGATGGCTGTTTCTTTCATGTAATCTGCAACTTGGTTAGCTGGccatatattatttttaagcCATTCTGCAAGTTGTACTGCTCTGTCAGGTGAAATACTTGGctctacaaataaatataattttaacaacaAAATTAAGGATATTtgccaaaataataaacacttGCTTTTAGTAAAAGatagcaaatttaaatttttacctGGTATAACCAAGGTGCTGCTTATGGCTTGAGAATCCTCTTTCTCACGGCTTGTGCAGTTTTCACGACGGGTTCTCTTCCTGACATTTCGCAAGCGTTCCTCCAGAAATCCAGTAGCTGGACGATGGCTTCGTCCAGGGCTGAACCATGCTTCCTTAAAACATAAAAGTAGTTTTTATTCTCATTTATTTGGTTCCACAGTTATTgctgatttttaatttatttaaactgtttttttttgtctttattattttacatgataGTTTATGGACACATGAGGCGATCGAGTGTCGCGTCGCATATAACGTTATAACTTAACGTTAAATGTTTGCTTTATGACGCGACACTCGCGTCATGTATCTCAATATCTACCTTAAACCAACTAAATAGCTCATATACTGTaagtcagtggttcccaacctttttccttGGGGCCCCCCCATGTACATATGTAACAATCCGggaccccccccctcccccatatatatatatatatatatatatatatatatatatatatatatatatatatatataatgtatattagtgctgggaaaaaatgtatcgcatccaaaataaaaatgtttgtgtttgcatattatatatgtgtgtactgtgtataattattttgtatatataaatacacatatatgcatgtatatatttaatatttttatttatttatatataaattatttatatttatatataatataaattatgtattaggctactgtatatacattatatacatgcaaaaaaattaaattaatacatgcatatgcgtgtatttatatacaaaataattatacacagttcacacacacacatatattatgcaaacaaaaacttttattttgaatgcaattaatttttttcccagcactaatatatatatatatatatatgtatatatatatatatatatatatatatatatatatatatatatatatatataaggggtttaacggttcacaaaattcacggttcggttcgatattAAAACTAACATAATAAAGTGTGATATTTTTTCCTTTGAGTAATTCTGGAGCTATAATTTATTCTTCTTAtgagcatataaaacaaaacagcttcttggaaaaaatgaaatattgtagtagttataaaccaaggtttattttatttcagattaacatttgagggcagcaattgtattcataatgtcaaaataaaaccg
This is a stretch of genomic DNA from Carassius auratus strain Wakin unplaced genomic scaffold, ASM336829v1 scaf_tig00019387, whole genome shotgun sequence. It encodes these proteins:
- the LOC113076238 gene encoding uncharacterized protein LOC113076238; translation: MKETAIHMAQWIRANGTKSIEEITCEFPRLLDTPGMISQDFSVLFPDHAERLFQTWKMSFKDKILCFASQEKKAQELLQNLDSLSPEVQSDVALRLLPVILPTPVYKKGMKMFKPSLEENIKSFIEFKHVGTNMVEFLKEAELTKPFPFVLGLGDDSQCHQAFVVVGKQALHQNTLLGAVDTCFKFFYVLDIHFPKQCAPVWEFLQTVVYKLPGTESPSVRLLY
- the LOC113076239 gene encoding DNA polymerase delta subunit 4-like; translated protein: MTPKRGLITDTFKVVKKARRGGKRDKSPPPPIAEPEPPQLSEREKDLQELKKFDLDYKFGPCTGISRMQRWERAALHGLNPPQEIKDILLKESTDPEYTQSLWRDYPL